From Virgibacillus ihumii, the proteins below share one genomic window:
- a CDS encoding YmaF family protein, which yields MYYGIIPVPYSAYPPAGQHWMQHPYNFNRPEEGSQQLNRSGDRQEGHTHAHYGSTTCDDGHTHLHPGVTSTPIESEDGHVHIIYGNTTYDDEHIHRYKAYTSPPIPLGNGYHTHYAELTTTENDGHTHVVKGYTAPSQN from the coding sequence ATGTATTATGGTATAATCCCAGTCCCTTATAGCGCATATCCCCCCGCCGGCCAACACTGGATGCAGCACCCGTATAATTTTAATCGTCCGGAAGAAGGATCGCAACAATTGAATAGAAGCGGTGATCGTCAGGAAGGGCATACACACGCTCATTACGGTTCAACCACCTGTGATGACGGACACACTCACCTCCACCCTGGTGTAACCAGTACACCGATTGAATCTGAAGACGGTCATGTTCATATTATCTATGGCAATACGACATATGATGATGAACATATTCATCGTTACAAGGCATATACGAGCCCACCGATTCCACTCGGTAATGGCTACCATACGCATTATGCCGAATTGACGACAACGGAAAATGATGGGCACACACATGTAGTAAAAGGTTATACAGCACCATCCCAAAACTAA
- a CDS encoding DUF3231 family protein — protein MAPDEKNIKLTSAEITQLWTAYMKETSNVCQLQYFLAKVEDEEIRPIIQHVLELAQSHVNKITAIFNAENYPIPYGFKVEEDVDITAPRLFSDNFILNYLHTMGGIVLQSFATGVQLAVRADVYSYFTECLQEATETLREIRELLLSKGLFIRTPNLPIPESYDFVKNKSFLTGYFGERRPLTGAEITNINMNYQRNALGTAVMIGFSQGAQSKEVRQFLVKGKEIAQKHCDVFSSILTEDDIPVPMTWNTEITDSTTSVFSDKYVMFVTTALIALSVGFYGTSMSMSPRRDLGAKYGKLSGEILKYADDGAKIMIKNGWMEEPPRALDRDELAKKK, from the coding sequence GTGGCACCTGATGAAAAAAATATAAAGCTGACCTCGGCAGAAATCACACAACTTTGGACAGCATACATGAAAGAAACTTCAAACGTATGTCAATTGCAATATTTTTTGGCTAAGGTAGAAGATGAAGAAATCAGACCTATTATTCAACATGTTTTAGAGTTGGCTCAGTCACATGTAAATAAAATCACTGCGATCTTTAACGCGGAAAATTACCCGATACCATATGGCTTTAAAGTCGAGGAAGATGTTGATATAACTGCCCCCAGGCTCTTTTCAGACAACTTTATTCTGAACTACCTGCATACAATGGGGGGGATTGTTTTACAGTCTTTTGCAACGGGGGTACAGTTGGCTGTCAGAGCGGATGTTTATAGTTATTTCACTGAATGCCTGCAGGAAGCCACGGAAACGCTAAGAGAAATAAGGGAGTTATTGCTATCTAAAGGATTATTTATACGGACACCGAACCTTCCGATACCAGAGAGTTATGATTTTGTAAAAAATAAAAGTTTCCTTACCGGTTATTTTGGAGAGAGGAGACCATTAACAGGTGCAGAAATAACAAATATAAACATGAATTATCAACGAAATGCATTGGGAACGGCAGTTATGATTGGGTTTAGTCAAGGGGCACAATCCAAAGAAGTAAGACAGTTTCTTGTCAAAGGAAAAGAAATCGCTCAAAAGCATTGTGATGTCTTTAGTTCTATCTTAACAGAAGATGATATACCAGTACCTATGACATGGAATACAGAAATAACCGACTCCACTACATCTGTTTTTTCTGATAAGTATGTGATGTTTGTAACAACTGCTCTAATTGCTTTAAGTGTTGGATTTTATGGTACAAGTATGTCGATGTCACCCAGAAGGGATTTAGGCGCGAAATATGGTAAGCTGTCAGGTGAAATACTTAAATATGCTGATGACGGAGCAAAGATTATGATTAAAAATGGTTGGATGGAAGAACCGCCAAGGGCTTTGGACAGGGATGAATTAGCAAAGAAAAAATAA
- a CDS encoding thioredoxin domain-containing protein, giving the protein MHSNPNRLINEKSPYLLQHAYNPVNWYPWGEEAFAKAEAEDKPIFLSIGYSTCHWCHVLAHESFEDKEVASFLNEHYIAIKVDREERPDVDSVYMKVCQMMTGQGGWPLSIFMTPDKIPFYAGTYFPRESKYGMPGIMDVLTQLYQKFKQDPEQIDKVTKSVTDALEKAVSERSENRLTKEITDEAARQLGKRFDFSNGGFGAAPKFPAPQNLLFLLRYHHFTGKTAALKMVENTLQNMAAGGIYDHIGFGFARYSTDEKWLVPHFEKMLYDNALLLIAYTECYQVTKNPFYKKVSKQIIEFVMREMRNSEGAFHSAIDADSEGVEGKYYVWEFNEVMDILGEDAGKLFTAAYDITPEGNFEGKNVPNLSEVSLPAIADENNLTLEQLKESLDDSRSKLLHAREQRVYPHVDDKVLTSWNAMMIAALAKAGKTFHTPEYVETAAESVRFIQDNLIQDGRIKARYRDGEVKFNGYLDDYAYLTWAYIELYEADFSTEYLQKAKETVDGMLNLFWDNTHGGFFFNGEDSEQLLTREKEIYDGALPSGNSVAANCLVRLGHLTGETNYFNNMEEMSYAFHNDVSSAVAASTHFIQSVLFMEYPSKEVVVIGDENEFTNQLQVDFNPDISLLVTENPDTLSDTAAFASEYRKIGNRTSIYICENFTCHQPVTDIDKAWQLIREN; this is encoded by the coding sequence ATGCATAGTAATCCAAACAGGTTAATCAATGAAAAAAGTCCTTACCTGCTCCAACATGCTTATAACCCTGTCAATTGGTATCCATGGGGAGAGGAGGCATTCGCAAAAGCTGAAGCTGAGGACAAACCGATCTTTCTTTCCATCGGTTACTCAACATGCCATTGGTGTCATGTCCTCGCCCATGAATCATTTGAGGATAAGGAAGTTGCCAGCTTTCTGAATGAACATTATATCGCCATTAAAGTTGACCGGGAAGAACGGCCGGATGTTGACTCCGTTTATATGAAAGTCTGCCAGATGATGACCGGACAAGGCGGATGGCCGCTATCAATTTTCATGACTCCTGACAAAATACCGTTTTATGCCGGTACTTATTTTCCCCGTGAAAGCAAATATGGAATGCCAGGCATCATGGATGTTTTGACACAACTGTATCAAAAATTCAAACAGGATCCGGAGCAAATTGACAAGGTTACCAAAAGCGTAACAGATGCGCTGGAAAAAGCAGTCTCTGAAAGAAGTGAAAATCGGCTGACGAAAGAAATCACGGATGAAGCAGCCAGACAGCTTGGCAAACGGTTTGATTTTTCAAATGGCGGATTCGGGGCGGCACCAAAATTCCCCGCTCCGCAAAATTTGCTGTTTTTATTGCGGTACCATCATTTCACTGGAAAAACTGCAGCACTTAAAATGGTTGAAAACACCTTGCAAAATATGGCAGCAGGCGGGATTTATGATCATATCGGTTTTGGCTTTGCCCGGTATTCAACAGATGAAAAGTGGCTTGTTCCTCATTTTGAAAAAATGCTGTACGACAATGCATTGCTTTTAATCGCATATACCGAGTGCTACCAAGTTACGAAAAATCCTTTTTATAAAAAAGTTAGTAAGCAAATCATCGAGTTTGTCATGCGTGAGATGCGTAATTCGGAAGGTGCTTTCCACTCGGCAATTGATGCTGATTCAGAAGGTGTGGAAGGAAAGTATTACGTGTGGGAGTTCAATGAAGTCATGGATATTTTGGGTGAAGATGCGGGGAAGCTGTTTACTGCAGCTTATGACATTACGCCGGAAGGGAATTTTGAAGGAAAAAATGTTCCGAACCTGTCTGAAGTATCACTTCCAGCCATTGCAGATGAAAACAATCTGACGCTGGAGCAACTGAAAGAATCGCTGGACGACTCACGGAGTAAGCTCCTTCACGCCCGCGAACAGCGAGTTTATCCGCATGTCGATGATAAAGTATTAACATCATGGAATGCCATGATGATTGCTGCACTTGCAAAAGCAGGAAAGACCTTTCATACACCGGAATATGTTGAAACCGCAGCAGAATCGGTCCGATTTATTCAAGATAACCTGATTCAAGATGGCCGAATTAAAGCACGATACCGGGATGGCGAGGTGAAATTCAACGGTTATCTTGACGATTATGCATATCTGACATGGGCATACATTGAATTATATGAAGCTGATTTTTCGACTGAATATCTTCAAAAAGCCAAAGAAACTGTTGACGGAATGCTGAATCTTTTCTGGGACAATACGCATGGCGGATTCTTTTTCAATGGAGAAGACAGCGAACAACTTCTGACTAGGGAAAAAGAAATATATGATGGCGCATTGCCTTCCGGAAACAGTGTTGCTGCCAATTGTTTGGTGCGCCTTGGACATTTAACGGGCGAAACCAACTATTTTAATAACATGGAAGAAATGTCGTACGCTTTCCATAATGATGTTTCATCAGCTGTCGCCGCCAGCACTCATTTTATTCAAAGTGTGCTGTTTATGGAATACCCGTCGAAAGAAGTTGTCGTGATTGGGGACGAAAATGAATTTACGAACCAGTTACAGGTGGATTTCAACCCTGACATTAGCCTGCTGGTTACCGAAAATCCGGATACTTTATCTGATACAGCTGCTTTCGCGTCGGAATACCGTAAAATTGGCAACAGGACAAGCATCTATATTTGCGAAAACTTTACATGCCATCAACCTGTAACTGATATTGACAAAGCCTGGCAGCTAATCAGGGAAAATTAA
- a CDS encoding indolepyruvate ferredoxin oxidoreductase subunit alpha — MAFVILDPCRQEKSAECLTVCPVDCIEEGTEQFYIDPDVCIDCGACKAVCPVDAIVEEYDLSPDQETYLEQAEEFFKNR, encoded by the coding sequence ATGGCTTTTGTAATATTGGACCCCTGCCGCCAGGAGAAATCAGCAGAGTGCTTAACAGTTTGTCCGGTAGACTGTATTGAAGAGGGGACGGAACAATTTTACATAGATCCGGATGTCTGTATTGACTGTGGTGCCTGTAAAGCAGTATGTCCGGTAGATGCAATCGTTGAAGAATACGACCTGAGTCCTGATCAGGAAACTTATCTGGAACAGGCTGAAGAGTTCTTTAAAAATAGATAG
- a CDS encoding CHY zinc finger protein codes for MKVTGAIDKETRCSHYYENNDIIAIKFYCCKEYFPCYQCHAEYGCGHNKVWPKVKFDEKAILCGNCKNELTINEYLNGGYSCPNCYASFNPGCSIHYHLYFQK; via the coding sequence ATGAAAGTGACGGGCGCGATCGACAAAGAGACAAGATGCAGTCATTATTATGAAAATAATGACATCATTGCTATAAAATTTTATTGTTGCAAGGAATATTTTCCATGTTATCAATGCCATGCTGAATACGGATGTGGCCATAATAAAGTATGGCCAAAAGTTAAATTTGACGAAAAGGCGATTCTTTGTGGAAACTGTAAGAATGAACTGACCATAAATGAATATTTGAACGGCGGATACAGCTGTCCAAACTGTTATGCTTCATTTAATCCCGGCTGTTCCATCCATTATCATTTGTATTTTCAAAAATAA
- a CDS encoding Na+/H+ antiporter NhaC family protein, which translates to MSNNEELERATGEKSIDSLQFRFGAFGAAVPLLFFVVFAITISVLQLASQVALVMGAIIGLTLGLLLCKSKWEDYAQGLFDGLAQPVGVIAMVAWFYAGMFAQVLQVGGLVEGLVWIGAITGVTGGLFVALTFLLAATFSTAVGTGYGTTVAFCTLMYPAGVAVGGDPVFMFAAILAGAVFGDNLAPVSDTTIVSATTQDADVPGVVRSRFKYAVVAAIPAVILFAIFGGGGNAGTNQGSIESMMESVNPSGLIMLIPFLIVLILALSGHHLLTSLTWGILSTIPLIFLMHQFGISGKELGDLLSFNPDSDTVIQGALIEGLTGYFNMAILILLIVAAAHLLKLGGTMDAITTGLIKWIKNSVRRAELAIWGIVALLNSSITINTAAEIAAAPFVKEIGSKYRIHRYRLANMLDAVTSSLGYIFPWGAPVLLGWSTIQTMKETYNWLPVVEPTAVWPFVFHGWFLFIVMLIAALTGWGLRYQGKNNEELKERPKD; encoded by the coding sequence ATGTCAAACAATGAAGAATTGGAAAGAGCAACAGGAGAGAAATCGATCGACTCACTGCAATTCAGATTTGGCGCTTTTGGTGCAGCTGTACCGCTATTATTTTTTGTTGTTTTTGCAATAACAATCAGTGTTCTCCAGCTTGCCTCCCAAGTGGCGTTGGTGATGGGAGCCATAATTGGATTGACTTTGGGGTTGCTTCTCTGTAAAAGTAAATGGGAAGATTATGCACAAGGTTTATTCGATGGACTGGCACAGCCTGTTGGTGTTATCGCAATGGTTGCCTGGTTTTATGCGGGTATGTTTGCCCAGGTTCTGCAGGTAGGCGGACTCGTGGAAGGTCTTGTCTGGATTGGTGCCATTACCGGTGTTACAGGCGGTCTTTTTGTAGCATTGACATTTTTATTGGCAGCCACTTTTTCGACTGCAGTTGGTACAGGGTATGGAACAACCGTTGCATTCTGTACATTGATGTATCCTGCAGGTGTCGCTGTTGGAGGAGATCCGGTATTTATGTTTGCCGCTATTTTGGCTGGCGCTGTGTTTGGTGATAACCTGGCACCGGTTTCAGATACGACAATCGTCTCGGCAACAACACAGGATGCCGATGTCCCGGGGGTTGTACGCAGTCGTTTTAAATACGCAGTTGTTGCGGCAATTCCGGCTGTTATTTTATTTGCCATCTTTGGCGGCGGCGGGAATGCCGGTACTAATCAGGGCTCAATTGAGTCTATGATGGAATCTGTTAATCCAAGTGGACTCATTATGCTGATTCCGTTTTTGATTGTATTAATTCTGGCGCTGTCAGGACACCATTTGCTTACTTCTCTTACATGGGGTATTCTTTCAACGATTCCTTTAATATTCCTTATGCACCAATTTGGAATAAGCGGTAAGGAATTGGGTGACTTATTAAGTTTCAATCCTGATTCAGACACTGTAATTCAAGGTGCGTTGATAGAGGGGCTTACCGGATACTTCAATATGGCCATTCTTATTTTGTTAATTGTAGCTGCGGCTCATTTATTAAAATTAGGTGGGACAATGGATGCCATTACAACAGGTTTGATCAAATGGATTAAAAATTCTGTCCGCAGAGCCGAGCTTGCCATCTGGGGAATTGTTGCGCTATTAAACAGCTCCATTACGATCAATACTGCTGCTGAAATTGCGGCAGCGCCATTTGTAAAAGAAATCGGATCAAAATACCGCATTCACCGTTATCGTCTGGCTAACATGCTTGATGCGGTAACCTCATCACTAGGGTATATTTTTCCTTGGGGTGCACCTGTTTTGCTCGGCTGGTCAACAATTCAAACGATGAAGGAAACGTATAATTGGCTGCCGGTTGTTGAACCGACAGCAGTGTGGCCATTCGTTTTCCACGGCTGGTTCCTGTTTATCGTGATGCTGATTGCGGCACTAACCGGTTGGGGGCTGCGCTACCAAGGCAAAAATAATGAAGAATTGAAAGAGCGTCCGAAAGATTAA
- a CDS encoding DNA topoisomerase III, which translates to MSKTVVLAEKPSVGRDIARVLNCNKKGNGFLEGSKYIVTWALGHLVTLADPEVYDDKLKTWRMEDLPMLPKSLKLVVIKKTGKQFSSVKTQLNRNDVQDIVIATDAGREGELVARWIIEKSRTKKPVKRLWISSVTDKAIRDGFKHLKPGKQYENLYHAAVARSEADWYVGLNATRALTTKFNAQLSSGRVQTPTLAMIASRDKEIKEFTPKQFYGIEAKMDKGLKLTWQDAKNNSRIFSKEKADALLKQLKNQPAKVVNVNKAQKKKHAPQLYDLTELQRDANRIFGFSGKQTLSLMQKLYEQHKVLTYPRTDSRVISTDIVPTLKERVKACGVDQYSRFAGKVLKHDWKLPKSVVDNSKVSDHHAIIPTEQPVILTELNDKERKIYDLVVKRFLAVLAEPYEYEQTTIEAQIENERFSTKGTTVKKMGWKEIYNDSENDQGLPDVQKGDTFKHLKLTITDGETKPPERFTEGGLLQAMENPVRYLGSDNKQLAKTINQTGGLGTVATRADIIEKLFNSQYMEMRGKHIFITSKGRQLLELVPQDLKSPALTAEWETKLGQIAEGKLNKNQFIKEMKDYARQVVQQIKASDETFKHDNMTGTKCPDCGKLMLEIKNKHGRMLVCQDRSCGHKKNIAKHTNARCPNCHKRMEMRGEGEGKMFTCKCGHREKLSTFNKRMKQEKKQKVSKKDVNKYLKKQDDGFTNNALAEQLAKLKKD; encoded by the coding sequence ATGAGCAAAACTGTAGTATTAGCTGAAAAACCTTCCGTTGGCCGGGATATTGCACGGGTACTGAACTGCAATAAAAAAGGGAACGGCTTTTTGGAAGGATCGAAATATATTGTTACCTGGGCACTCGGCCATTTGGTGACACTGGCTGACCCGGAAGTATATGATGACAAACTGAAGACATGGCGGATGGAAGATTTGCCGATGCTGCCGAAAAGTCTCAAGTTGGTTGTCATTAAAAAAACCGGCAAGCAGTTCAGCAGTGTGAAAACCCAACTGAACCGAAATGATGTTCAGGACATTGTGATTGCAACCGACGCCGGACGGGAAGGAGAGCTGGTGGCACGTTGGATCATTGAAAAGTCCCGAACCAAAAAACCGGTAAAACGGCTGTGGATTTCATCGGTAACGGATAAAGCAATTCGGGATGGGTTTAAACATCTGAAGCCGGGGAAACAGTATGAAAACCTGTATCATGCAGCAGTGGCACGTTCGGAGGCGGATTGGTATGTCGGGTTGAATGCAACACGTGCCCTGACAACCAAGTTCAATGCCCAGCTTTCCAGTGGACGTGTTCAAACGCCGACCCTTGCTATGATCGCCTCGAGAGATAAGGAAATCAAAGAGTTCACGCCGAAGCAGTTTTATGGAATAGAAGCAAAAATGGATAAAGGGTTAAAACTAACCTGGCAGGATGCAAAAAACAACAGCCGGATTTTTTCAAAAGAAAAGGCCGATGCATTGCTGAAACAGTTAAAAAATCAGCCTGCCAAAGTTGTCAATGTTAATAAAGCACAAAAGAAAAAGCATGCCCCGCAACTTTATGATCTGACCGAATTGCAACGTGATGCGAACCGTATTTTCGGGTTTTCCGGAAAGCAGACATTGTCACTGATGCAAAAATTGTATGAACAGCATAAAGTACTCACATATCCACGAACCGATTCAAGGGTTATTTCAACCGATATTGTTCCAACACTGAAAGAGCGTGTGAAAGCGTGCGGGGTTGATCAGTACAGCCGTTTCGCCGGGAAAGTGCTCAAGCATGACTGGAAACTGCCAAAATCAGTCGTCGATAACAGCAAGGTTTCGGACCACCATGCGATTATTCCGACTGAGCAGCCGGTAATTCTAACAGAGCTGAATGATAAAGAACGGAAAATCTATGACCTGGTTGTTAAGCGGTTTTTGGCAGTACTGGCTGAGCCATACGAATATGAGCAGACAACAATAGAAGCCCAAATTGAAAATGAGCGTTTCAGTACGAAAGGCACAACTGTCAAAAAAATGGGCTGGAAAGAAATCTACAATGATTCCGAAAATGATCAGGGATTGCCGGATGTTCAAAAGGGAGATACATTCAAGCATTTGAAGCTTACAATCACAGATGGAGAAACGAAGCCGCCCGAGCGATTTACAGAGGGGGGCCTGCTGCAGGCAATGGAGAATCCAGTCCGATATTTGGGATCGGATAATAAGCAACTGGCTAAAACCATTAACCAGACTGGCGGACTTGGCACCGTTGCAACACGTGCGGATATTATTGAGAAGCTGTTCAACAGCCAGTACATGGAAATGCGCGGTAAACATATTTTCATTACCTCAAAAGGGAGACAATTGCTTGAACTTGTTCCCCAAGATTTAAAATCACCGGCACTCACTGCTGAATGGGAAACAAAACTTGGGCAGATCGCAGAAGGTAAGTTGAATAAAAACCAATTTATCAAAGAAATGAAGGATTATGCCCGGCAGGTTGTCCAGCAGATTAAGGCCAGTGATGAAACATTCAAGCACGATAATATGACTGGAACCAAATGCCCGGACTGTGGGAAATTAATGCTGGAGATTAAAAATAAACATGGACGTATGCTTGTTTGTCAGGATCGTTCGTGCGGACATAAAAAGAATATAGCTAAGCATACCAATGCCAGATGTCCGAACTGTCATAAACGGATGGAAATGCGCGGTGAAGGGGAAGGCAAAATGTTCACTTGCAAATGCGGGCATCGTGAAAAACTTTCCACCTTTAACAAACGTATGAAGCAGGAGAAAAAACAAAAAGTTTCCAAAAAAGATGTCAACAAATACTTGAAGAAACAGGATGATGGATTCACAAACAATGCACTTGCTGAACAGCTTGCCAAGTTGAAAAAAGATTGA
- a CDS encoding 5-carboxymethyl-2-hydroxymuconate Delta-isomerase, whose protein sequence is MPHIIVEYTDNIANDSEIPALLKKINETLIAQDGVFPTGGIRARAIMLTDYYIADGSADDAFVHATLKIAPGRSDEVKKKTCDNLFQMMEEHFVELFETWYIALSMELVEFGKLGTYKKNNIHERFR, encoded by the coding sequence GTGCCGCACATTATCGTCGAGTATACAGACAATATTGCCAACGATTCGGAAATACCCGCCCTGCTGAAAAAAATAAACGAAACACTGATTGCCCAGGACGGGGTTTTTCCAACCGGCGGGATTCGCGCCCGTGCCATCATGCTGACTGATTACTACATTGCCGATGGATCAGCAGATGATGCATTCGTCCATGCAACATTGAAAATTGCCCCTGGACGGTCGGATGAAGTGAAAAAGAAAACCTGCGACAATCTATTTCAGATGATGGAAGAACATTTTGTGGAGCTTTTCGAAACATGGTACATCGCGCTGTCGATGGAACTCGTTGAGTTTGGTAAGTTGGGAACGTACAAAAAGAATAATATACATGAACGGTTCAGATAG
- a CDS encoding fumarylacetoacetate hydrolase family protein has protein sequence MRHARVACFGGIHDAVEVDGKLHLDDGRVVEQTDVTWLPPVEAETTFALGLNYADHASEISFNAPDEPLVFLKGPNALVGHNGQSRRPKNAVHMHYECELAVVIGKTGRKVNRVEAYDYVAGYTVANDYVIRDYLENYYRPNLAAKNRDNLTPIGPWFVDKLDVADPMQLTLRTYVNGEKTQEGSTRDMVFDIPYLIEYLSGFMTLHENDVILTGTPKGTVHVYEGDEVITEIEGIGSLKNTIIGDKEFNR, from the coding sequence ATGCGGCATGCACGTGTGGCCTGTTTTGGTGGAATCCATGATGCGGTTGAAGTTGATGGAAAGCTGCATCTTGATGATGGCAGAGTTGTGGAGCAGACTGATGTTACTTGGCTGCCTCCGGTAGAGGCTGAAACGACCTTTGCATTGGGTCTGAACTATGCCGACCATGCCAGTGAGATCAGTTTTAATGCACCTGATGAACCACTTGTTTTTTTAAAGGGACCAAATGCACTTGTCGGACATAATGGACAATCACGTCGACCAAAGAATGCTGTCCACATGCATTATGAATGTGAACTTGCGGTTGTAATCGGGAAAACTGGCCGCAAAGTGAACCGTGTTGAAGCATATGATTATGTGGCAGGATATACCGTTGCCAATGATTATGTCATCCGGGACTACTTGGAAAATTATTACCGGCCTAATCTCGCTGCCAAAAACCGCGATAACCTGACACCAATTGGGCCATGGTTCGTGGATAAGCTGGATGTGGCAGATCCGATGCAACTTACTCTCCGGACGTATGTGAACGGCGAAAAGACGCAGGAAGGATCAACACGTGACATGGTTTTTGACATTCCATACCTGATTGAGTATTTAAGCGGTTTTATGACGCTTCATGAGAATGATGTTATTTTAACCGGTACACCAAAAGGAACAGTACATGTTTATGAAGGGGACGAGGTCATTACGGAAATTGAAGGTATCGGCTCGCTTAAAAATACAATAATCGGTGATAAGGAATTCAACAGATAA
- a CDS encoding fumarylacetoacetate hydrolase family protein, whose product MNSILPETGTVYGVLFNFQGELEAMADALQEKPYKQPPKRPILYIKPKNTYNHHQGEVEMPEGKSVLQAGAALGIVFGRKTVNVPAEKAMDNVIGFTVVNDISIPHDSYFRPNIKNKVRDGSCPIGPVVAKESIHDAAMLPIRVFVNNEVVQENNTTNLVRPVEQLISDISTFMTFSKGDILLAGVPENAPLVKAGDIVRIDISTVGSLENKIVSVKDGDS is encoded by the coding sequence TTGAACAGTATATTACCCGAAACAGGGACGGTTTATGGTGTTTTGTTTAATTTTCAGGGAGAATTGGAAGCTATGGCTGATGCATTACAGGAAAAACCGTACAAACAACCGCCGAAACGCCCAATACTCTATATTAAACCGAAAAATACCTATAATCATCATCAGGGGGAAGTGGAGATGCCGGAAGGTAAGTCGGTGCTTCAGGCTGGTGCAGCACTTGGCATTGTTTTTGGCAGGAAGACGGTAAATGTTCCGGCGGAAAAGGCGATGGATAATGTAATAGGATTTACCGTTGTTAATGACATCAGTATTCCGCATGACAGTTATTTTCGACCAAATATAAAAAATAAAGTCAGAGATGGGTCATGTCCAATTGGTCCTGTTGTTGCAAAAGAGTCCATTCATGATGCGGCGATGCTTCCAATTAGGGTATTTGTTAATAATGAAGTGGTTCAGGAAAATAATACTACTAATCTTGTACGTCCGGTGGAACAGCTCATTTCAGATATCAGCACGTTCATGACGTTTTCCAAAGGGGATATTTTGCTTGCCGGGGTTCCGGAAAATGCACCACTTGTTAAGGCGGGAGATATTGTCCGAATTGACATCAGTACTGTCGGTTCCCTGGAAAATAAAATCGTTTCCGTGAAAGATGGTGATTCATAA